The Alphaproteobacteria bacterium genome contains a region encoding:
- a CDS encoding NADP-dependent malic enzyme, translating into MLTKNPNRHSRPTFTDQEALLFHSQGRPGKLEVIATKPMATQRDLSLAYSPGVAVPVLAIAEDESKAYDYTTKGNFVAVITNGTAILGLGNRGALAAKPVMEGKSVLFKRFADIDSIDLEVNTEDPDEFINCVKFLGKGWGGINLEDIKAPECFIIEQRLRELLDIPVFHDDQHGTAIIAAAGLINALHLTGRDIKQTKLVVNGAGASGIACVELLKSLGLHPNNVVLCDTKGVIYKGRTAGMNQWKSAHAVETKARTLQEAFDGADVAFGLSQKGAFTIDMVKSMAAKPIIFAMANPDPEITVEDVAQVRSDAIMATGRSDYPNQVNNVLGFPYIFRGALDVRATTINMEMKIAAAQALAELAREDVPDEVAAAYGTRPKFGPDYIIPVPFDPRLISYVPPAVAKAAIDTGVARKPIVDMDAYRQQLRNRRDPVASVLSRVHDRLRRQPKRVVFAEGEEEQVIRAAAAFVEQELGTALLVGREDRVRETANNAGIELEDGITIVNARLSRRNPEYAAYLYERLQRRGYLIRDCQRMVNQDRNTFAACMVAMNDADAMVTGVTRNFSVALEEVRRVIDPKPGHRVIGVSLVVARGRTVLVADTAVTEMPDGKDIAEIAIEAAAVARKLGYEPRVALLSFSTFGHPPGERAAKVQEAVRILDQQRVDFEYDGEMAADVALNPDLMAAYPFCRLSGPANVLVMPAFHSAAISTKMLQELGGATVIGPLLVGLDNSVQIVNLSSKDTDLVNMAALAAYNVSG; encoded by the coding sequence ATGCTAACAAAAAACCCGAACCGCCATTCGCGCCCAACCTTCACGGACCAGGAAGCCCTGCTGTTTCACAGCCAGGGGCGCCCGGGCAAGCTCGAGGTCATCGCCACCAAGCCGATGGCGACGCAGCGCGATCTCTCGCTTGCCTATTCGCCGGGTGTCGCCGTTCCGGTGCTCGCCATCGCCGAGGATGAGAGCAAGGCCTACGACTACACCACCAAGGGCAATTTCGTCGCGGTCATCACCAACGGCACCGCCATCCTCGGGCTCGGCAATCGCGGCGCGCTCGCCGCCAAACCCGTGATGGAAGGCAAGTCGGTGCTGTTCAAGCGCTTCGCCGACATCGACTCGATCGACCTCGAAGTGAACACCGAAGACCCGGACGAGTTCATCAACTGCGTCAAGTTCCTCGGCAAGGGCTGGGGCGGCATCAATCTCGAAGACATCAAGGCGCCGGAATGCTTCATCATCGAGCAGCGGCTGCGCGAACTGCTCGACATCCCGGTATTCCACGACGACCAGCACGGCACCGCGATCATTGCGGCGGCTGGGCTGATCAATGCGCTGCACCTGACCGGCCGCGACATCAAGCAGACAAAGCTTGTCGTCAACGGCGCGGGCGCAAGCGGCATTGCGTGCGTCGAATTGTTGAAGTCCCTCGGCCTGCATCCCAACAACGTGGTCCTCTGCGACACCAAGGGCGTGATCTACAAGGGCCGCACCGCCGGCATGAACCAGTGGAAGTCTGCCCACGCGGTCGAGACCAAGGCACGTACGCTGCAGGAGGCCTTCGACGGCGCGGACGTGGCCTTCGGGCTCTCGCAGAAGGGTGCCTTCACCATCGACATGGTGAAGTCGATGGCCGCAAAGCCGATCATCTTCGCGATGGCGAACCCCGATCCGGAAATCACCGTCGAGGACGTCGCGCAGGTCCGCTCCGACGCCATCATGGCGACCGGACGCTCCGACTATCCCAATCAGGTCAACAACGTTCTGGGCTTCCCCTATATCTTCCGCGGCGCGCTCGATGTGCGCGCCACCACCATCAACATGGAGATGAAGATCGCGGCCGCGCAGGCGCTCGCCGAGCTCGCGCGCGAGGACGTGCCGGACGAGGTGGCGGCGGCCTACGGGACGCGGCCCAAGTTCGGGCCGGACTACATCATTCCGGTGCCGTTCGACCCGCGGCTCATTTCCTATGTACCCCCGGCGGTCGCGAAAGCCGCGATCGACACGGGCGTCGCGCGCAAGCCGATCGTCGACATGGACGCCTATCGCCAGCAGCTGCGCAACCGGCGCGACCCGGTCGCGAGCGTGCTGTCGCGCGTGCACGACCGGCTGCGGCGCCAGCCCAAGCGCGTCGTCTTCGCCGAAGGCGAGGAAGAGCAGGTCATCCGTGCGGCCGCGGCCTTCGTCGAGCAGGAGCTCGGCACCGCGCTGCTCGTCGGCCGCGAGGATCGCGTGCGCGAAACCGCGAACAATGCCGGTATCGAACTGGAAGACGGGATCACGATCGTCAACGCGCGGCTGTCGCGGCGCAATCCCGAATATGCGGCCTATCTCTACGAGCGGCTGCAGCGCCGCGGCTACCTGATCCGCGACTGCCAGCGCATGGTGAACCAGGATCGCAACACGTTCGCGGCCTGCATGGTGGCGATGAACGATGCCGACGCGATGGTGACCGGCGTCACGCGCAATTTCTCGGTCGCGCTGGAAGAGGTGCGGCGCGTGATCGACCCCAAGCCGGGTCATCGCGTGATCGGCGTGTCGCTGGTGGTGGCGCGCGGGCGCACCGTGCTGGTTGCCGATACGGCAGTCACCGAGATGCCCGACGGCAAGGACATCGCCGAAATCGCCATCGAGGCGGCGGCGGTCGCGCGCAAACTGGGTTACGAGCCGCGCGTCGCGCTGCTCTCGTTCTCGACCTTCGGTCACCCGCCCGGCGAGCGGGCCGCCAAGGTGCAGGAGGCGGTGCGCATCCTCGATCAGCAGCGGGTCGATTTCGAATATGACGGCGAGATGGCGGCCGACGTTGCGCTCAATCCCGACCTGATGGCCGCCTACCCGTTCTGCCGCCTCTCCGGCCCCGCCAACGTGCTGGTGATGCCCGCGTTCCACTCGGCGGCGATCTCCACCAAGATGCTACAGGAGCTGGGCGGCGCCACCGTGATCGGCCCGCTGCTGGTCGGGCTCGACAATTCGGTGCAGATCGTCAACTTGTCCTCGAAGGACACGGATCTGGTCAACATGGCCGCGCTCGCGGCTTACAATGTGAGCGGGTGA
- a CDS encoding dihydrodipicolinate synthase family protein, translated as MTRNRLKGVVAAVATAVDETGAPDAARSVKLARFLLDTGCDGLNVLGTTGEATSFSLDQRKAVMSHYKSAGLPLDRLMVGTGAAATSDAIALTRHAAELGFAGALVLPPFYYKGVPDDGLAAYVAAIVKATAEKPIPIYLYHFPSQSGLPWHVKLIARLLEAHGERIVGLKDSSGDMDYARAAAGVAKGFDVFPSTEACLTEARTGIFAGCISATANLNADLCQKAWAGDAAAQEAAVTIRNLFNGKPLVPGIKSTLAHIHNDAAWARVAPPLAPFTAADKTAANAGYDTARARKVA; from the coding sequence ATGACTAGGAACAGACTGAAGGGCGTCGTCGCCGCCGTCGCAACCGCGGTTGACGAGACCGGCGCGCCGGATGCGGCGCGCTCCGTGAAGCTCGCGCGGTTTCTCCTCGACACCGGCTGCGACGGCCTCAACGTGCTCGGCACCACCGGTGAGGCGACCTCGTTCTCGCTCGACCAGCGCAAGGCGGTCATGAGCCATTACAAGAGTGCCGGCCTGCCGCTGGACCGGCTGATGGTCGGGACCGGGGCGGCTGCGACCTCCGACGCGATCGCGCTGACCCGGCACGCGGCCGAACTCGGCTTTGCGGGCGCGCTCGTGCTGCCGCCCTTCTATTACAAGGGCGTCCCCGACGACGGGCTCGCGGCCTATGTGGCGGCGATCGTGAAGGCGACCGCCGAGAAGCCGATCCCGATCTATCTCTATCACTTCCCCTCGCAGTCCGGCCTGCCGTGGCATGTGAAGCTGATCGCGCGGCTGCTCGAAGCCCATGGCGAGCGCATCGTGGGGCTCAAGGACTCTTCCGGGGACATGGACTACGCCCGCGCCGCGGCTGGCGTTGCAAAGGGTTTCGATGTGTTCCCCTCGACCGAGGCCTGCCTGACCGAAGCACGCACCGGCATCTTCGCGGGCTGCATTTCGGCGACCGCCAACCTGAATGCGGATCTGTGCCAGAAGGCCTGGGCCGGCGATGCGGCCGCACAGGAGGCTGCCGTCACCATCCGCAACCTGTTCAACGGCAAGCCGCTCGTGCCGGGCATCAAGTCCACGCTCGCGCACATTCACAATGATGCGGCTTGGGCGCGGGTCGCGCCGCCGCTGGCACCCTTCACCGCCGCCGACAAGACCGCGGCGAACGCCGGCTATGACACGGCGCGGGCCCGGAAAGTGGCCTAG